A stretch of Gopherus evgoodei ecotype Sinaloan lineage chromosome 12, rGopEvg1_v1.p, whole genome shotgun sequence DNA encodes these proteins:
- the HSBP1 gene encoding heat shock factor-binding protein 1, translating to MAETDPKTVQDLTAVVQTLLQQMQDKFQTMSDQIIGRIDDMSCRIDDLEKNIADLMTQAGVEELEGENKMPATHKS from the exons ATGGCCGAGACTGACCCCAAGACCGTGCAGGATCTCACCGCTGTG GTACAGACACTGCTTCAACAGATGCAAGACAAATTTCAGACCATGTCTGACCAGATCATTGGAAGAA TTGATGACATGAGCTGTCGCATTGATGACCTGGAGAAAAATATTGCAGACCTCATGACACAAGCAGGAGTGGAAGAATTGGAAGGAGAGAACAAGATGCCTGCTACTCACAAGAGTTAA